From Brassica oleracea var. oleracea cultivar TO1000 chromosome C3, BOL, whole genome shotgun sequence, a single genomic window includes:
- the LOC106327929 gene encoding vacuolar protein sorting-associated protein 28 homolog 1-like: MEVKRERETYENLSELYAIIKATEKLEKAYIRDLISPSDYETECQKLIVHFKTLSASLKDLVPSIERFADTYKMDCSAAVYRLVTSGVPATVEHRASAVASTSSSASVVAECVQNFITSMDSLKLNMVAVDQVYPLLSDLSASLCKLSILPPDFEGKVKMKEWLVRLSKMGASDELTEQQARQLHFDLESSYNSFMAALPSAGN, encoded by the coding sequence ATGGAGGTCAAGCGCGAGCGCGAAACGTACGAGAACTTGTCCGAGCTCTACGCCATCATCAAAGCCACCGAGAAGCTCGAGAAGGCCTACATCCGCGACCTCATCTCCCCTTCCGACTACGAAACCGAGTGCCAGAAGCTCATCGTCCACTTCAAGACCCTCTCCGCATCCCTCAAGGACCTTGTTCCAAGCATCGAGAGGTTCGCCGACACCTACAAGATGGACTGCTCAGCTGCTGTTTACCGCCTCGTGACCTCCGGCGTTCCGGCTACCGTGGAGCATCGTGCTTCTGCGGTGGCGTCTACTTCGAGCTCTGCTTCCGTTGTTGCTGAGTGCGTGCAGAATTTTATAACTTCGATGGATTCGTTGAAGCTCAACATGGTGGCTGTTGACCAGGTGTATCCGTTGCTGTCTGATCTCTCTGCTTCGCTTTGTAAGCTGAGCATCTTGCCGCCGGATTTTGAAGGGAAGGTGAAGATGAAAGAGTGGCTTGTGAGGCTGTCTAAGATGGGGGCTTCTGATGAGCTCACTGAGCAGCAGGCCAGGCAGCTTCACTTTGACCTTGAGTCTTCCTACAACTCCTTCATGGCTGCTTTGCCTAGTGCCGGTAACTAA